From a region of the Penaeus vannamei isolate JL-2024 chromosome 2, ASM4276789v1, whole genome shotgun sequence genome:
- the LOC138865669 gene encoding cyclin-dependent kinase 5 activator 1-like: MAVVESRMGDIAFINPANVVFVYMLVRELVSEEVHSEHELQAVVLTCLYLSYSYMGNEISYPLKPFLVEDDKDRFWDRCLFIINTLSGSMLRINAEPSFFTEVFTELKACGQQQQHQMMLTQQVVVQQQVPLPVPQQPQQTAA; the protein is encoded by the coding sequence GACATCGCCTTCATCAACCCCGCTAACGTGGTGTTCGTGTACATGCTGGTGCGCGAGCTGGTGAGCGAGGAGGTGCACAGCGAGCACGAGCTGCAGGCCGTGGTGCTCACGTGCCTGTACCTGTCCTACTCGTACATGGGTAACGAGATCAGCTACCCTCTGAAGCCGTTCCTGGTGGAGGACGACAAGGACCGCTTCTGGGACCGCTGTCTCTTCATCATCAACACCCTCAGCGGATCCATGCTCAGGATCAACGCCGAGCCGTCCTTCTTCACCGAGGTCTTCACCGAGCTGAAGGCCTgcggccagcagcagcagcaccagatGATGCTCACCCAGCAGGTGGTGGTCCAGCAGCAGGTGCCGCTCCCCGTACCTCAGCAGCCCCAGCAGACGGCGgcctga